The following nucleotide sequence is from Trifolium pratense cultivar HEN17-A07 linkage group LG2, ARS_RC_1.1, whole genome shotgun sequence.
TCTATAGATATTCCCTCTCACTGCCTATATGCAGATGATATTATGCTTTTTTGTGAGATTGTAATGTGGCTCATTATCGGTCGGTTGGTCGACATAGTAGCGTAGTTTTGGCCTTAATTATCTTCCAGTTTTCTACCCCAAAAGAAACGATTGCTATACTGAAAAGGCCAGGTAGTATTTGTTTTTATCATCATAACATAAGGAACGTATTGTGCAGTGCAGGGCATGAGTAATGACTTTTTGCCTTTTAGCTCCCATGTATATGCTTCTCTGTATCAATTGACTTGACTTTTCAAtataatctctttttttttttttggtgtgtgaatttaataaaaatttaattttgcatTCTTCAGAACTAGCTCTTGCCACCACTATTTAAATGGATGCATATATCCTCTTTATTCTCACAAAACTATCCAACACAAACATAACTAAATTTCATAATGAAGTCTTTTTCTTTGTTGTCACCTACACTTTTATACCTTCATCTTCTTTTGCTGTTTACCTTCAATTTAATGTGGTTTGACACTAATAACAAAACTGTGGCAGTGGCTGCAATATTAGGAAACCAAACAGATCATTTTGCATTGCTCAAATTCAAACAATCAATATCCAGTGATCCATATAAAACTCTTGAATCTTGGAATTCTTCCATCCACTTCTGTAAGTGGCGTGGAATCACATGCAACCCCATGCATCAAAGAGTTATAGGATTGAACCTCAAAGGACATCAGTTACATGGATCTCTATCTCCACATGTTGGTAATCTCACTTTACTGAAAAATCTCAATCTTGGAAACAACAGCTTCCATGGAGAAATCCCAAAGGAGTTAGGTAAGTTGCTACAATTGCAACAACTTTATCTCACCAATAACTCTTTTGTAGGTGAAATTCCTACAAACTTGACAAATTGCTCCAATCTCGAAGACTTAATCTTGGATGGGAACAAACTGGTTGGCAAAATACCAATTGAAATTGGCTCTTTGAAAAAGCTTCAAGTAATGTCtgtttataaaaacaaattaactgGTGGAATCCCTTCATCCATAGGGAATCTTTCATTTGTAATGCTGTTAGATTTTATTCGTAACAACTTAGAAGGAGATATTCCACAAGCTATTTGTCGCCTCAAAAACTTGACAGTTTTAGGTCTGGGTGAGAACAATTTGTCTGGAACCCCTCCAACATGTCTTTACAACATCACATCACTTACTATATTTTACATGCCAATAAATAACTTTCATGGCCCTCTTCCACCCAACATGTTTCACACTCTCCCAAATATCAAACAGTTTGGTATTGCAGGAAATCAATTTTCAGGTCCAATCCCCACTTCTATAAATGCATCTTCTTCCATTAGTTATCTTGAAATGGCTGACAATAATTTTGTTGGACAAGTTCCAAGTCTAGGAAAGCTAAAAGATTTATACCTTCTGAATTTGGAACTCAACAATTTAGGTAACAATTCCGCTGAGGATTTAGAGTTTTTAAAACCTTTGACAAACTGTAGTAAATTGTATTTAGCTTCTTTTGATCAAAATAACTTCGGAGGCGTTCTGCCAAATTCTATAGGCAATTTAACCAATGAGCTTAAAATGCTATATCTTGGGGGTAATATGATATCAGGAAAAATTCCTGCTGAATTAGGTCGTCTAGTTGGCTTATTGTCATTGTCCTTGGAATCTAACCACTTTGAAGGAGTTATTCCAActacttttggaaagtttcaaAACTTGCAAATGTTAAGTTTCAGCGGAAACAAGTTGTCAGGAGATATACCACACTTTGTAGGTAATCTCAGCCAATTGTATCATTTGGATTTAGATCATAATAAGTTTGAGGGAAATATTCCTCCAAGCATAGGAAAGTGTCAACAGTTACAAATCCTAGATCTTTCACATAATAAGCTTAGAGGAACCATACCTTTAGAGGTTTTTAATCTTATTTCTTTAACAAACCTCTTGGACTTGTCACATAACTCTTTGAGTGGTAACTTACCAAAAGAAGTGGGTATGCTAAAAAATATAGATTGGCTAGATGTTTCTGAAAATCATTTGTCTGGGAATATTCCTGAAACTATTGGTGAATGCATAAGCTTAGAGCACCTCAGCTTACAAGGAAACTCCATCAATGGAACAATACCATCCTCTTTCGCTTCTCTAAAAGGTCTTAGATATTTAGATCTTTCAAGAAATCGATTGTCTGGATCAATTCCTGATGTTATGCAAAATATCTCTGTTTTAGAATATTTGAATGTATCTTTTAACATGTTGGATGGTGAGGTACCAACCAATGGTGTCTTTGGAAATGCAACCCAAGTAGAAATGATTGGAAACAATAATCTTTGTGGTGGTATCTCACAGCTGCATCTACCACCATGCCCTATCAAGGGCAGAAAACACACAAAACACCATAAATTCAGGTTGATAGCAGTGATAGTTAGTGTGGTTTCTTTTCTTCTCATACTTTCATTTATTATAACTATGTACTGGATGAAGAAAAGAAATCAAAAGCGATCTTTTGATTCACCAACAATTGATCAACTAGCTAAGGTTTCATACCAAGAATTGCATCAAGGAACCAATGGGTTCTCTCCTACAAACTTCATCGGATCAGGAAGTTTTGGTTCTGTGTACAAAGCAAATCTTGTGTCGGAAGATCATATTGTTGCTGTAAAGGTCCTGAACCTCGAAAAAAAGGGAGCTCACAAGAGTTTCATTGTTGAATGTAATGCACTCAAAAATATTAGACACCGAAATTTAGTTAAGATTTTAACTTGTTGTTCTAGTACAGATTACAAAGGTCAAGAATTCAAAGCTCTGGTTTTCGATTACATGAAAAATGGAAATTTAGAACAATGGTTGCATCCTGAGATTTTAAATGAAGAGCAT
It contains:
- the LOC123907491 gene encoding probable LRR receptor-like serine/threonine-protein kinase At3g47570 translates to MKSFSLLSPTLLYLHLLLLFTFNLMWFDTNNKTVAVAAILGNQTDHFALLKFKQSISSDPYKTLESWNSSIHFCKWRGITCNPMHQRVIGLNLKGHQLHGSLSPHVGNLTLLKNLNLGNNSFHGEIPKELGKLLQLQQLYLTNNSFVGEIPTNLTNCSNLEDLILDGNKLVGKIPIEIGSLKKLQVMSVYKNKLTGGIPSSIGNLSFVMLLDFIRNNLEGDIPQAICRLKNLTVLGLGENNLSGTPPTCLYNITSLTIFYMPINNFHGPLPPNMFHTLPNIKQFGIAGNQFSGPIPTSINASSSISYLEMADNNFVGQVPSLGKLKDLYLLNLELNNLGNNSAEDLEFLKPLTNCSKLYLASFDQNNFGGVLPNSIGNLTNELKMLYLGGNMISGKIPAELGRLVGLLSLSLESNHFEGVIPTTFGKFQNLQMLSFSGNKLSGDIPHFVGNLSQLYHLDLDHNKFEGNIPPSIGKCQQLQILDLSHNKLRGTIPLEVFNLISLTNLLDLSHNSLSGNLPKEVGMLKNIDWLDVSENHLSGNIPETIGECISLEHLSLQGNSINGTIPSSFASLKGLRYLDLSRNRLSGSIPDVMQNISVLEYLNVSFNMLDGEVPTNGVFGNATQVEMIGNNNLCGGISQLHLPPCPIKGRKHTKHHKFRLIAVIVSVVSFLLILSFIITMYWMKKRNQKRSFDSPTIDQLAKVSYQELHQGTNGFSPTNFIGSGSFGSVYKANLVSEDHIVAVKVLNLEKKGAHKSFIVECNALKNIRHRNLVKILTCCSSTDYKGQEFKALVFDYMKNGNLEQWLHPEILNEEHPRTLSLGQRLNIIIDVADALHYLHQECEQLVLHCDLKPNNVLLDDDMVAHVSDFGIARLVLAIGGSSRKDTSTIGIKGTVGYAPPEYGMRFEVSTCGDMYSFGILVLEMLTGRRPTDEVFEDGQNLHNFVAISFPDNLMKILDPHIVSRDVEVAIQDGNRENLIPTIEECLVSLFRIGIICSMESPKERMNIADVTGELSKIKKAFFTGVHAHN